From Candidatus Woesearchaeota archaeon, one genomic window encodes:
- a CDS encoding translation initiation factor IF-2 subunit beta, with translation MDYEELLDKARKEMPSAVFEKERFEIPKVVGHIQGNRTVIGNFYQIADILRRDAAHLVKYILKELATPGELTKTALIIGTKISASRINEKIRQYAYEYVLCSECGKPDTQIIKEGSVPFLKCTACGAKYALKGRV, from the coding sequence ATGGACTATGAAGAATTGCTTGACAAGGCCAGAAAAGAGATGCCGAGTGCTGTATTTGAAAAGGAAAGGTTCGAAATACCGAAAGTTGTTGGCCATATCCAGGGCAACAGGACTGTAATCGGCAATTTTTATCAGATTGCAGATATACTTAGAAGGGATGCTGCACATCTGGTGAAATATATTCTGAAAGAGCTGGCCACTCCTGGTGAACTGACTAAAACAGCTTTGATAATAGGCACAAAGATCAGCGCTTCAAGGATCAATGAAAAAATCAGGCAGTATGCTTACGAGTATGTTTTGTGCAGCGAATGCGGAAAACCAGACACACAGATCATCAAAGAAGGAAGTGTTCCATTCCTGAAATGCACTGCCTGCGGTGCAAAGTATGCATTGAAAGGAAGAGTTTAA
- a CDS encoding TIGR00269 family protein, translating to MKNNEGKKFVRDFENKIKKTIKKFNLLNKKEKIFAAVSGGKDSTAILYLLKKLGHNVEAITVDVLIGKYTKQNLEKIRDFCKKINVKLHVVSFREKFGYSLCYIRSVLNSKGLDLKSCTICGVLRRYLINKYARKLKADKIVTGHNMDDEAQAILMNLLRNRPDLNARLGPISGILKDKKFIPRVKPLYLTAEKDIIKYSGIMKFDVDYGKCPCCHDAYRNFIRNLLNNYEEKNPKIKGNIVSYFLKNIKNLKNNKIDKAMNYCNKCGEPSKGTICQTCNLLSKIKQ from the coding sequence ATGAAAAACAATGAAGGAAAAAAATTCGTCAGGGATTTTGAGAATAAAATAAAAAAAACCATAAAAAAATTCAATCTGCTGAATAAAAAAGAAAAGATATTTGCAGCAGTGTCCGGCGGAAAGGACTCAACAGCTATCCTTTATCTGCTAAAAAAACTAGGCCATAATGTTGAAGCAATAACTGTTGATGTGCTGATCGGCAAATATACAAAGCAGAACCTGGAGAAAATAAGGGATTTCTGCAAAAAGATAAATGTCAAGCTGCATGTTGTTTCGTTCAGGGAGAAGTTTGGTTATTCCCTTTGCTACATAAGATCAGTTTTAAATTCAAAAGGACTCGATCTTAAATCCTGCACAATCTGCGGTGTTTTAAGGCGCTATCTGATCAACAAATACGCGAGAAAACTGAAAGCTGATAAGATAGTTACAGGCCACAATATGGATGATGAGGCGCAGGCTATCTTAATGAACCTTTTGAGGAACAGGCCGGACCTGAATGCAAGGCTGGGCCCAATTTCGGGCATTTTAAAAGACAAAAAGTTCATTCCAAGGGTTAAACCGCTATATTTGACAGCTGAAAAAGACATAATCAAATATTCCGGAATAATGAAATTTGATGTTGATTACGGGAAATGCCCCTGCTGCCATGACGCATACCGCAATTTTATAAGAAATCTATTAAATAACTATGAAGAAAAGAATCCGAAAATTAAGGGCAACATAGTTTCGTATTTTTTAAAAAACATTAAAAACCTAAAAAACAATAAAATAGATAAAGCGATGAATTACTGCAACAAGTGCGGAGAGCCGTCTAAAGGAACAATCTGCCAGACATGCAATTTATTGTCAAAAATAAAGCAATAA
- a CDS encoding TATA-box-binding protein codes for MAKKAKKVEKKVERDIKVVNIVVSTSLEHDIPLEKMAATLANTEYNPEQFPGLVIRIKDPKTSALIFSSGKVVCTGARTMDSVKASIQKIIKSLEKIGIKITIDPEIKIQNIVASGSVGMDLNLNVLAMKLDNTEYEPEQFPGLVYKMASAKATFLLFSNGKVVCTGTKSEEEVHNALDKLIATLKKVMKK; via the coding sequence ATGGCTAAAAAGGCTAAAAAAGTAGAGAAAAAGGTTGAGAGAGATATAAAAGTGGTCAATATAGTTGTTTCTACCTCTTTAGAGCACGATATTCCGCTTGAAAAGATGGCTGCAACACTTGCTAATACAGAATACAACCCAGAACAGTTTCCTGGGCTTGTAATAAGGATAAAAGACCCTAAAACCTCTGCTTTAATCTTTAGCTCTGGAAAGGTTGTTTGCACTGGAGCAAGGACAATGGATAGTGTCAAGGCATCCATACAGAAGATCATAAAGAGCTTAGAAAAGATAGGCATCAAGATAACCATAGATCCTGAGATAAAGATCCAGAACATTGTTGCTTCCGGTAGCGTTGGCATGGACCTGAACTTGAATGTCCTTGCAATGAAGCTTGACAACACAGAATATGAGCCAGAGCAATTCCCGGGGTTGGTTTACAAGATGGCTTCTGCAAAGGCAACATTCTTGCTTTTCAGCAATGGAAAGGTTGTTTGCACCGGCACTAAAAGCGAGGAAGAAGTGCACAATGCTCTTGACAAGCTAATAGCAACGCTAAAGAAAGTCATGAAAAAATAA
- a CDS encoding LAGLIDADG family homing endonuclease: protein MEASEQIKRFGEFFDLSYGAAIVENLRKGNKFLIVDFADLIKFDPDLAEQLLEEPEEVIRAAELAIEDSGREGDLKKFKVRFRNLPKTQQIMVRNIRSNHIGKLFWTEGVVRQKSDVRPQAVVAKFECPACGNTISVPQLDKKFHEPSRCGCGKKGRFKLLSKELVDVQGIVLEESPEDLDGGDQPKRMQIFLQCDLVSPLSEKRTSPGSKIRIGGIIKEVPITLQTGGQSTRFDLLIEANCVEGVEENFSDITISKEDLKKIKELAEDPNIYQRLLRSIAPSIYGHDEIKNALILQLMGGIKKERKDGVSIRGDIHILLIGDPGSGKSQLLKRISKISPKGRYVSGKGVSGAGLTASVVKDEFLRGWSLEAGALVLANKGLCVAGDTSILLADGSVMPIQQVYKEQRKGKEIRVQSLDVKTFEICEQKVVGVSQRTAENLLEIKFDTGDKLHITPEHPLPVWDNGLRWVSCGKLKVGASVVLPTEFISKKDVENAALLELCGMIATDGHLAKKKYSISFYSTKEWMIERAKYLVNACFGKEMHVHKNNRGSLHAHIGSKEIHEKIKNFGIPVGKKNGLIDRVLLNLSHDDIKAFIIGAINGDGSISNRKGGGIVSLITQNLQTAETYRKLLRKIGVIGRIRKILSTGGGIIKEGRYIIFHVCITGRENIAKLWDSRLEPAKLAALNKILERRSMDGRIPHVDELIASVRAELKHGQKQALYMNGVKQSQLDDGYGIKRGTLQRALEALAALLILPANSLQTLKNVAQDNVHIGKITGINEIPPAEVFNLQTDAKEGPNYIANFIPVHNCMIDELDKMSTEDRSAMHEALEQQSVSISKANIQATLRAETTVLAAANPKFGRFDPYGEPISKQINLPTTLINRFDLIFAIKDLPHPDNDEKMAKFILGMHQNPDFENVELDTKLLRKYIAYARQNAHPKLSDGASEEIQRYYLKMRASGTIEGEMKTIPISARQLEALVRLSEASAKVRLSDTVTRKDAKRATDILHYCLNEIALDKETGLIDFDRISTGIPSSERNKITIIKELIDKLSDKSKQIAVQDLVDMAKERKIDEGDVDEIIERLKRSGDIFEPKPSLIQKI from the coding sequence ATGGAAGCGAGCGAACAGATAAAAAGATTTGGTGAATTTTTTGATTTGAGTTATGGCGCAGCAATAGTTGAAAACCTGAGGAAAGGCAATAAATTCTTAATTGTTGATTTTGCTGATCTGATAAAATTTGATCCAGATCTTGCAGAGCAGCTTTTGGAAGAGCCGGAAGAAGTGATAAGGGCTGCTGAGCTTGCTATTGAAGATTCTGGCCGCGAGGGCGATCTGAAAAAATTCAAAGTGCGCTTTAGAAACCTGCCTAAAACCCAGCAGATCATGGTCAGAAACATAAGAAGCAACCATATAGGAAAGCTGTTTTGGACAGAGGGTGTTGTAAGGCAGAAATCTGATGTGAGGCCGCAAGCCGTAGTTGCTAAATTTGAATGCCCTGCCTGCGGAAATACAATTTCTGTTCCTCAGCTTGATAAAAAATTTCACGAGCCAAGCAGATGCGGCTGCGGTAAAAAAGGAAGATTTAAGCTGTTAAGCAAGGAGCTTGTTGATGTACAAGGGATTGTTTTAGAAGAATCTCCGGAAGATTTAGATGGTGGAGACCAGCCAAAAAGGATGCAGATTTTTCTGCAGTGTGATTTAGTCAGCCCCTTAAGTGAGAAGAGAACAAGCCCTGGAAGCAAAATACGCATTGGCGGAATAATAAAAGAAGTGCCCATAACATTGCAGACAGGCGGCCAATCCACAAGATTTGATTTGCTGATCGAAGCCAATTGTGTCGAGGGCGTAGAAGAGAATTTCTCTGACATCACGATAAGCAAGGAGGACTTAAAAAAAATCAAAGAGTTAGCTGAAGATCCAAACATTTATCAGAGGCTGTTACGTTCGATTGCGCCAAGCATATATGGTCATGACGAAATAAAAAACGCCCTTATTCTGCAATTGATGGGGGGAATAAAAAAGGAAAGAAAAGATGGTGTATCAATAAGAGGAGATATCCATATTTTGCTTATTGGCGATCCTGGAAGCGGAAAAAGCCAGCTGCTCAAAAGAATTTCAAAGATCTCTCCTAAAGGCAGGTATGTCAGCGGAAAGGGTGTCAGCGGAGCTGGCTTAACTGCAAGTGTTGTGAAAGACGAATTCCTGCGCGGCTGGAGCCTTGAAGCAGGCGCACTTGTTTTGGCGAATAAGGGATTGTGTGTTGCTGGCGATACATCCATTCTGCTTGCCGATGGAAGTGTGATGCCTATTCAGCAGGTTTACAAAGAGCAACGTAAAGGAAAAGAGATCCGTGTTCAATCTTTAGATGTAAAAACATTTGAAATATGTGAACAAAAAGTTGTGGGTGTTTCGCAAAGAACCGCAGAAAACCTTCTTGAAATTAAGTTTGATACAGGAGATAAACTGCATATAACGCCAGAGCATCCTCTTCCTGTTTGGGACAACGGCCTTCGTTGGGTGTCTTGCGGAAAATTAAAAGTCGGTGCTTCTGTGGTTTTGCCGACAGAATTTATTTCAAAAAAAGATGTTGAAAATGCCGCTCTTCTAGAACTTTGCGGCATGATTGCAACAGACGGGCATTTAGCAAAGAAAAAATACAGCATAAGTTTTTATTCAACTAAAGAGTGGATGATTGAAAGAGCAAAATACCTCGTTAATGCCTGTTTTGGGAAAGAAATGCACGTGCATAAAAATAATCGCGGGTCTCTGCATGCGCACATAGGTTCTAAAGAAATTCATGAGAAAATAAAAAATTTCGGGATACCTGTCGGCAAGAAAAATGGCCTGATAGATCGTGTTCTGTTGAATCTTTCGCATGATGATATCAAAGCATTCATCATTGGTGCGATAAATGGCGACGGATCGATTTCAAATAGAAAAGGCGGGGGAATCGTCTCTCTCATAACGCAGAATTTACAAACTGCCGAAACTTATAGAAAATTATTGCGTAAGATAGGTGTAATCGGCAGAATAAGAAAAATTCTTTCCACGGGAGGAGGAATAATAAAAGAAGGCAGATACATCATATTCCATGTTTGCATTACTGGCAGAGAAAATATTGCAAAGTTGTGGGATTCGCGCCTTGAACCGGCAAAACTTGCTGCACTCAATAAGATTCTTGAACGCAGATCAATGGACGGAAGAATTCCTCATGTTGATGAGCTGATTGCGAGTGTAAGGGCTGAATTGAAACACGGTCAAAAACAAGCTTTGTATATGAATGGCGTAAAACAGAGCCAGCTTGATGACGGATACGGTATTAAAAGAGGAACTTTGCAAAGAGCATTAGAAGCGCTTGCTGCTTTGCTGATACTGCCTGCAAATTCTTTGCAAACCTTGAAAAATGTAGCGCAGGATAATGTTCACATAGGTAAAATAACCGGCATAAATGAGATTCCTCCTGCAGAAGTATTTAATCTGCAAACTGATGCGAAAGAAGGCCCAAATTATATCGCAAATTTTATACCTGTCCACAATTGTATGATCGACGAGCTCGACAAGATGTCCACAGAAGACAGAAGCGCAATGCACGAGGCATTGGAGCAGCAGAGTGTAAGCATCTCAAAAGCAAATATACAGGCAACATTAAGGGCCGAAACAACTGTATTGGCTGCTGCAAATCCTAAATTTGGAAGATTTGACCCTTATGGTGAGCCCATTTCTAAACAGATTAATTTGCCCACCACATTAATCAACAGGTTTGATTTGATTTTTGCAATAAAAGATCTTCCGCATCCGGACAACGATGAAAAAATGGCAAAGTTCATTCTTGGCATGCATCAAAATCCCGACTTTGAGAATGTAGAGCTGGACACAAAACTTTTGAGAAAATATATTGCTTACGCTAGGCAGAATGCCCATCCAAAGCTGTCTGATGGCGCAAGCGAGGAAATACAAAGATACTATCTAAAAATGAGAGCCTCCGGCACTATTGAAGGTGAGATGAAAACAATACCCATATCAGCAAGGCAGTTGGAAGCATTAGTCAGGTTATCTGAAGCTTCAGCAAAAGTAAGGCTGAGCGATACAGTAACGAGAAAGGATGCGAAAAGAGCAACCGACATACTCCATTATTGCCTGAATGAGATTGCTCTTGACAAAGAGACCGGCCTGATTGACTTCGATAGGATCTCAACAGGCATTCCTAGCTCGGAGAGAAACAAAATAACGATAATAAAAGAGCTGATAGATAAACTAAGTGATAAATCAAAGCAGATTGCTGTTCAGGATTTGGTTGATATGGCTAAAGAAAGAAAAATCGATGAAGGCGATGTGGATGAGATCATTGAAAGGTTGAAGCGTTCGGGCGACATCTTCGAGCCCAAGCCCAGTTTAATCCAAAAGATCTAG
- a CDS encoding OB-fold nucleic acid binding domain-containing protein produces the protein MANEIKRLVAYKTKISSLINGKYFKEEGWASNYVLAGDNTKLSRVNIIGIVVAKNTDQNNKYSEVLIDDSSAKIGLRSFEKNAALENAKIGDIVLVIGRPREFGNEKYILVEILKTLNDKDWLELRRLELGLEEKSKEISEDDAEEVIMDDVEKMPGDSQTDVIGIIKKLDTGDGADYDEVVRNSKNSSCDDIISHLLKQGDIFEIRAGKLKVLE, from the coding sequence ATGGCAAATGAAATAAAACGGTTGGTGGCGTACAAGACTAAAATTTCTAGTTTGATTAATGGAAAATACTTTAAAGAAGAAGGCTGGGCATCTAATTATGTCCTTGCAGGAGACAATACAAAGCTATCGCGAGTCAATATCATAGGTATTGTTGTTGCAAAAAATACAGATCAAAATAACAAGTATAGTGAAGTTCTAATTGATGACAGTTCTGCGAAGATCGGCCTGAGAAGCTTTGAAAAGAATGCTGCTTTGGAAAATGCAAAGATTGGCGATATTGTGTTAGTTATTGGGAGGCCGAGAGAGTTTGGAAATGAAAAATACATCCTTGTCGAAATATTGAAAACATTGAATGATAAGGATTGGCTGGAATTAAGAAGATTGGAATTAGGCCTTGAAGAAAAATCAAAAGAAATTTCAGAAGATGATGCTGAAGAGGTTATCATGGATGATGTTGAAAAAATGCCTGGCGATTCTCAAACAGATGTGATTGGTATAATAAAGAAGCTTGACACGGGTGATGGAGCAGATTATGATGAAGTCGTGCGCAATTCAAAAAACAGCTCTTGTGATGATATTATAAGTCATCTTTTGAAACAAGGCGACATATTTGAGATACGGGCCGGCAAGCTGAAAGTTCTAGAATAG
- a CDS encoding RNase P subunit p30 family protein, translating to MRIDFIFPSNNEKEFIEIAEKLDYDELYFVYKNKKDAANLEELQKNTKIKLNIALIQHFKRVKKEDDTLILVKAAEDNRYVLEKTKADIIFAFEETGRRDFIHHRDSGLNHILCAIAKEKGKTIGFSFNSILGSEGMLRAQIIGRMIQNIELCRKYKVNTMIASFAAAPYEMRGWHDLKSFFELLR from the coding sequence ATGAGAATAGATTTTATTTTTCCCTCAAACAATGAAAAAGAATTCATCGAAATAGCTGAAAAGCTGGATTATGATGAATTATATTTTGTTTATAAAAATAAAAAAGATGCTGCTAATTTAGAAGAATTACAGAAAAATACGAAAATAAAGCTGAATATTGCCCTGATACAGCATTTTAAAAGAGTAAAAAAAGAAGATGATACATTGATCTTAGTCAAAGCAGCAGAGGACAACAGATATGTTCTTGAAAAAACAAAAGCAGACATTATATTTGCATTTGAAGAGACTGGCAGAAGGGATTTCATCCATCACAGGGATTCCGGCTTAAACCATATATTGTGCGCAATAGCAAAAGAAAAGGGAAAGACAATAGGATTTTCATTTAATTCGATCCTTGGCTCAGAGGGCATGCTTAGGGCGCAGATCATAGGCAGGATGATCCAGAACATTGAGCTGTGCAGGAAGTACAAGGTTAATACAATGATCGCTTCCTTTGCTGCAGCTCCTTACGAGATGAGGGGATGGCACGATTTGAAGTCTTTTTTCGAACTTCTCAGGTAA
- a CDS encoding metalloregulator ArsR/SmtB family transcription factor translates to MKCSSYALFFDAFSNKTRWKILEALRFDDLSVNEMCDAIKEEQSKVSHNLKKLVECHFVEAVRKGKNKIYSLNKKTMIPLLEIVENHAGKYCGKTCLRKK, encoded by the coding sequence ATGAAATGCAGTTCATATGCTTTGTTTTTTGATGCCTTCTCGAATAAAACAAGATGGAAGATTCTTGAGGCATTGAGGTTTGATGACCTCAGCGTTAATGAGATGTGCGATGCAATAAAAGAAGAGCAAAGCAAAGTAAGCCACAACCTAAAAAAATTGGTGGAATGTCATTTTGTTGAAGCAGTCAGGAAGGGAAAAAACAAGATATATTCTCTAAATAAAAAGACAATGATTCCGCTGCTTGAGATTGTTGAAAATCATGCAGGCAAATATTGCGGCAAGACGTGTTTGAGAAAAAAATGA
- a CDS encoding cupredoxin family copper-binding protein — MKLNSYKEAAILIIIAAIIVPILGCQSDQKDTGSSSGTQANTVDIKNFAFNPSEIKIKQGETVEWINKDTFAKHTVTSDSGDEIISETFSNGQAYLHTFNEKGTFEYHCSIHPTMKGKITAE; from the coding sequence ATGAAACTGAATTCATACAAAGAAGCGGCTATATTGATCATCATTGCTGCAATTATCGTGCCTATACTGGGATGCCAGTCCGATCAAAAAGACACTGGCAGCAGTTCAGGAACACAGGCAAATACAGTTGACATAAAGAATTTTGCATTTAACCCTTCGGAAATAAAAATAAAACAAGGAGAAACAGTCGAATGGATAAATAAAGATACTTTTGCCAAGCATACAGTAACGTCTGATTCGGGAGATGAAATTATATCTGAAACATTTTCAAATGGGCAAGCATATTTGCATACATTTAATGAAAAGGGAACTTTTGAATATCATTGCTCGATCCATCCCACTATGAAAGGAAAAATAACAGCGGAATAA
- a CDS encoding iron-sulfur cluster assembly scaffold protein, translating to MFQYSKEVMKHFLHPKNVGEIKNADGIGKVGNPVCGDVLWLYIKIEKNKKGEEIIKDVKFKTLGCTAAIAVSDMLADLAKGKTIEEAKKITNKRIADALKGLPKIKHHCSLLGEEALLNAIKDYEKKKK from the coding sequence ATGTTCCAATATTCAAAAGAAGTGATGAAGCATTTCCTGCACCCAAAGAATGTAGGAGAAATTAAAAATGCAGATGGAATCGGGAAAGTTGGAAATCCAGTATGCGGAGACGTTCTTTGGCTTTACATAAAAATAGAAAAGAATAAAAAAGGCGAGGAAATAATTAAAGATGTAAAGTTCAAGACCCTCGGATGCACTGCGGCCATCGCTGTATCTGATATGCTGGCTGATCTTGCAAAAGGCAAGACAATAGAAGAAGCCAAAAAAATCACCAACAAAAGAATCGCAGATGCGCTGAAAGGGCTGCCAAAAATAAAACATCACTGCAGCCTTCTTGGCGAGGAAGCTCTTTTGAATGCAATAAAAGATTATGAGAAAAAGAAAAAATGA
- the nifS gene encoding cysteine desulfurase NifS gives MKRIYLDHAATTPVAKEVLAAMLPYFSEKYGNANSLHAYGREAKQALEKSRETIAGSINALPEEIIFTSGGTESDNIAIKELFFTNREKNHIITSKIEHDAVLNTCKFLENMGAKVTYLDVDKYSIINLDQLKNAITEKTLLVSIMHANNEIGTVQDIEKIGKICRERNVIFHTDAVQSYCKERIDVKKQNIDMMSLSAHKIYGPKGVGALYVGKGIKKKIGTFLHGGGHEFGLRSGTENIAGIVGFAKAVEIAQRDFEKNNKKMRTLRDELIKGVLKIPETFLNGHPAKRLSNNANFIFKYVEGEGIVMKLDDKGVAASTGSACSSKSLKPSHVLLALGLKPEDAHGSLRLTLGKDNTKKEIDHVLAVLSKAVEELRKASPFWRK, from the coding sequence ATGAAAAGAATCTATCTAGACCATGCAGCTACAACGCCTGTAGCAAAAGAAGTTTTAGCAGCCATGCTGCCATATTTTAGCGAGAAATACGGGAATGCAAATTCATTGCACGCTTATGGAAGAGAGGCAAAGCAAGCATTGGAAAAAAGCAGGGAAACAATAGCCGGATCAATAAATGCGCTGCCTGAAGAAATCATTTTTACATCAGGTGGAACAGAAAGCGACAACATAGCGATCAAAGAGCTGTTTTTCACAAACAGAGAGAAGAACCACATAATAACGAGCAAAATAGAGCATGATGCCGTTTTGAACACATGCAAATTTTTGGAAAATATGGGCGCAAAAGTAACTTACCTTGATGTTGACAAATACAGCATTATAAATCTTGACCAGTTAAAAAATGCAATAACTGAAAAAACATTGCTTGTAAGCATAATGCACGCTAATAACGAGATCGGAACAGTGCAGGATATTGAAAAAATCGGAAAAATTTGCAGGGAAAGAAACGTCATATTTCACACAGATGCTGTCCAGAGCTACTGCAAGGAAAGAATTGACGTCAAAAAGCAAAATATTGATATGATGTCATTGAGCGCGCATAAAATCTACGGGCCAAAAGGAGTTGGCGCTTTATATGTTGGAAAAGGCATCAAGAAAAAAATAGGAACTTTCCTACACGGCGGAGGCCACGAGTTTGGATTAAGAAGCGGAACAGAAAACATTGCAGGCATTGTTGGATTTGCAAAAGCAGTTGAGATTGCACAGAGGGATTTTGAGAAAAATAACAAAAAAATGAGAACATTGAGAGATGAATTGATCAAAGGAGTTTTAAAAATACCTGAAACATTCTTGAATGGTCATCCTGCAAAAAGGCTGAGCAACAATGCGAACTTTATTTTCAAATATGTTGAAGGGGAGGGCATTGTCATGAAACTGGATGATAAAGGAGTTGCAGCTTCAACTGGAAGCGCATGCTCTTCCAAATCACTGAAGCCAAGCCATGTTTTGCTGGCTCTTGGCTTGAAGCCAGAGGATGCGCATGGGTCATTAAGATTGACTTTGGGAAAAGACAACACGAAAAAAGAGATAGATCATGTTTTGGCAGTTTTGTCAAAAGCAGTTGAAGAATTAAGAAAGGCAAGCCCTTTCTGGAGAAAATAA
- a CDS encoding stage II sporulation protein M, with amino-acid sequence MVLESIIFPMKAEKQPWEMFFIGLVYTSAAIFLSLWIFEKEASMVMVFFTVMAALPIIYNTLKLEEYKDMELSNERLRLKQHSKAILIFLFLFLGMTVAFVFWYTVLPSSTVAFLFQKQAQTITSVNNQIAGNAVSQVTLFSKILLNNLKVLAFCILFSFIYGSGAIFILTWNASVIATAIGNFIRTNIAHYALSVGSVNAFTYFQVISLGLLRYFIHGLPEIIAYIYGALAGGIISVAVIRRHFQTKNFFSILIDVSDLLLIAIGFLVLAAFIEVYLTPKLF; translated from the coding sequence ATGGTATTAGAATCAATAATCTTCCCAATGAAGGCAGAGAAGCAGCCATGGGAGATGTTTTTTATCGGATTAGTCTACACCTCTGCAGCAATTTTTCTTTCGCTGTGGATTTTTGAAAAAGAAGCGAGCATGGTCATGGTATTTTTTACAGTGATGGCGGCGTTGCCTATCATATATAACACATTGAAGTTAGAGGAATATAAGGACATGGAGCTGTCAAATGAGAGGCTGCGCCTAAAGCAGCACTCAAAGGCGATATTGATATTTTTATTCCTTTTTTTAGGGATGACTGTTGCATTTGTTTTTTGGTACACTGTCCTGCCATCTTCTACAGTGGCGTTTTTGTTTCAAAAACAAGCGCAGACAATAACCAGCGTTAACAACCAAATAGCAGGGAATGCTGTCTCACAAGTCACACTATTCTCAAAAATACTTCTGAACAACTTAAAAGTGCTGGCCTTTTGCATTCTATTTTCCTTTATTTATGGTTCCGGGGCAATATTCATCTTAACTTGGAATGCTTCTGTAATAGCAACTGCAATTGGAAATTTTATAAGAACAAACATTGCGCATTATGCGCTGTCAGTGGGGTCTGTAAATGCATTCACATATTTTCAAGTGATTTCCCTTGGCTTGCTCAGGTATTTCATACATGGCCTGCCAGAGATAATAGCATACATATACGGCGCTCTGGCTGGCGGGATAATCTCAGTAGCAGTCATAAGGCGCCATTTTCAGACAAAGAATTTTTTCAGCATACTTATCGATGTCTCAGATCTGCTGCTGATTGCTATCGGATTTTTAGTTCTCGCAGCATTTATTGAAGTTTATCTAACACCAAAACTATTCTAG